One Acidiferrobacter thiooxydans DNA window includes the following coding sequences:
- a CDS encoding 50S ribosomal protein L25/general stress protein Ctc gives MSGKFELNAEMRSAKGTGASRRLRRAGKVPGILYGAGKDPVMLSFEHDPLWHKTRHEAFYTSILSIKVNGEVIDQAILRDLHMHPYKPRVAHVDLQRVSATERLHLPVPLHFINQETAPGVKLQGGLIAHLMTEVDVSCLPSQLPEFLTVDVGNLRVGESIHLSNLTVPEGVTLTDLAHGNDLAIVTITVVRETVEAEAAPAVEAAAPAAEAQAPKAEGK, from the coding sequence ATGAGTGGAAAATTCGAGTTGAACGCCGAGATGCGCAGCGCAAAGGGTACGGGTGCGAGCCGCCGCCTGCGCCGCGCCGGCAAGGTGCCGGGGATCCTCTACGGAGCCGGCAAGGACCCGGTCATGTTGTCCTTCGAGCACGATCCGCTGTGGCATAAGACCCGCCATGAGGCATTTTATACATCGATCCTGTCGATCAAGGTCAACGGCGAGGTCATCGACCAGGCGATCTTGCGGGATCTGCACATGCACCCCTACAAGCCGCGCGTGGCGCATGTGGATCTGCAGCGGGTGAGCGCCACCGAGCGCCTGCATCTGCCGGTGCCGCTGCATTTCATCAATCAGGAGACCGCCCCCGGGGTGAAGCTCCAGGGCGGCCTCATCGCGCACCTCATGACCGAGGTGGATGTGTCCTGCCTGCCAAGCCAGCTGCCGGAGTTCCTGACGGTCGATGTCGGCAATCTGCGTGTCGGCGAATCCATCCATCTGAGCAACCTTACGGTACCCGAGGGCGTGACCCTGACGGATCTCGCGCACGGCAACGACCTGGCGATCGTCACCATCACCGTGGTGCGTGAGACGGTCGAGGCCGAAGCGGCCCCGGCCGTGGAGGCGGCGGCCCCGGCCGCGGAGGCCCAGGCCCCCAAGGCGGAAGGGAAGTAG